In Sebaldella termitidis ATCC 33386, one DNA window encodes the following:
- the glpK gene encoding glycerol kinase GlpK encodes MKNVTEKNYVIALDQGTTSSRAVIFDKDTNIVGIAQREFQQIYPQPGWVEHDPMEIWATQRAVLTEVNAKTGIPLDEIAAIGITNQRETVIVWDKETGEPVYNAIVWQCRRTADMCEELKKRGLEEYVKENTGLIIDAYFSGTKIKWILDNVPWARERADSGQLLCGTVDTWLVWKLTGGKVHVTDYTNASRTMLFNIKTLEWDDKLLKELGIPKSMLPEVKNSSEIYGETSLGGGGNTTTVVPIAGISGDQQAALFGQACFVKGDTKSTYGTGCFMLMNIGHEFIRSKNGLLTTIAIGLDGKVEYAFEGSIFVAGAVVQWLRDEMRLIADSADTEYFAKKVEDNGGVYVVPAFVGLGAPYWDMYARGGILGLTRGSNANHIIRAALESIAYQTKDLLEAMQDDSGLILTKLKVDGGAVRNEFLLQFLADIIGETVLKPEITETTALGAAYLAGMAVGFWKDKDDIKKHWKLNKEFKSELDREKRNKYYKGWKKAVERVRNWEREDS; translated from the coding sequence ATGAAAAATGTTACTGAAAAGAATTATGTGATAGCTTTAGATCAGGGAACGACAAGTTCAAGAGCTGTTATTTTTGATAAAGATACAAATATAGTAGGAATAGCACAAAGGGAATTCCAGCAGATATACCCTCAGCCGGGCTGGGTCGAGCATGATCCCATGGAAATCTGGGCAACTCAGAGAGCTGTATTAACAGAGGTGAATGCTAAGACCGGGATTCCTCTTGATGAAATAGCTGCAATAGGTATAACAAACCAGAGAGAAACAGTAATAGTATGGGATAAAGAAACAGGGGAACCGGTTTATAATGCGATAGTATGGCAGTGCAGAAGAACTGCCGATATGTGTGAGGAACTGAAAAAAAGAGGACTTGAGGAATATGTAAAAGAAAATACAGGTTTAATAATAGATGCTTATTTTTCAGGAACAAAAATCAAGTGGATTCTTGATAACGTTCCCTGGGCAAGGGAAAGGGCAGACAGCGGACAGCTTCTCTGCGGTACGGTAGATACGTGGCTTGTATGGAAGCTTACCGGAGGAAAGGTTCATGTGACTGATTATACAAATGCGTCAAGAACGATGCTTTTCAATATAAAAACTCTGGAATGGGATGATAAACTGCTGAAAGAGCTGGGAATACCAAAATCAATGCTGCCTGAGGTAAAAAATTCCAGTGAGATATATGGCGAAACATCTCTCGGAGGCGGAGGAAATACAACAACAGTTGTTCCTATTGCCGGAATTTCCGGAGATCAGCAGGCAGCTCTTTTCGGACAGGCCTGTTTTGTAAAAGGTGATACAAAGAGTACGTACGGAACAGGATGTTTTATGCTGATGAATATAGGGCATGAATTTATAAGATCTAAAAATGGTCTGCTTACTACAATTGCAATCGGACTTGACGGAAAAGTAGAATATGCTTTTGAAGGAAGTATATTTGTGGCAGGTGCAGTTGTTCAGTGGCTGAGAGATGAGATGAGACTTATAGCTGATTCGGCAGATACAGAATATTTCGCAAAAAAGGTAGAAGATAACGGAGGAGTATATGTAGTACCGGCTTTTGTAGGACTGGGGGCACCATATTGGGATATGTATGCAAGAGGCGGTATACTGGGACTGACAAGAGGATCAAATGCAAATCATATAATCAGAGCCGCTCTTGAATCAATAGCTTACCAGACAAAAGATCTTCTTGAGGCTATGCAGGATGATTCTGGTCTTATTCTTACAAAGCTCAAGGTAGACGGAGGAGCTGTAAGAAATGAGTTTCTTCTGCAGTTTCTTGCGGATATAATAGGTGAAACAGTATTAAAGCCTGAAATAACAGAAACAACAGCATTGGGAGCTGCTTATCTTGCCGGTATGGCTGTGGGCTTCTGGAAAGATAAAGATGATATAAAGAAACACTGGAAATTAAATAAAGAATTTAAATCTGAGCTGGACAGGGAAAAACGCAATAAATATTACAAAGGATGGAAAAAAGCCGTAGAAAGAGTAAGGAACTGGGAAAGAGAAGACAGCTGA
- a CDS encoding DUF4253 domain-containing protein: MKKSTEDIVNILNYKYEVFESSVREIIENRYSELYKEGKKKGFYPLIVVPSDVLYDALSVNLELSSTKEFIKFSEDIDVEKFFNSKRSYYDFMQEYQVPLGDFSLETANDYLNEYIDSDTSHPFEEILILEIPTRKPWEIPGYIPMGGYNECPAPDTQIAVSEYWYRNYRAIPTVITANSIEFMAEAPPQNFQDAEKLAYEQYLFCNEVVSDGAGSLRKLASILKDSTVWSFWWE; encoded by the coding sequence ATGAAAAAAAGTACAGAAGATATAGTAAATATACTGAATTATAAATATGAAGTCTTTGAAAGCTCAGTAAGAGAGATCATAGAGAACAGATATTCGGAATTATACAAAGAGGGAAAGAAAAAAGGATTTTATCCTTTGATAGTAGTGCCTTCCGATGTTCTGTATGATGCACTGTCAGTGAATCTGGAATTAAGCAGTACAAAAGAATTTATTAAGTTTTCAGAAGATATAGATGTAGAAAAATTTTTTAATTCCAAAAGAAGTTATTATGATTTTATGCAGGAGTATCAGGTTCCGCTGGGTGACTTTTCATTGGAAACGGCAAATGATTATCTTAATGAGTACATAGACTCGGACACTTCACATCCTTTTGAGGAAATACTTATATTAGAAATACCTACAAGAAAGCCTTGGGAAATTCCTGGTTATATACCAATGGGTGGTTATAACGAATGTCCAGCACCTGACACTCAGATAGCCGTATCAGAATATTGGTACAGAAACTACAGGGCTATTCCCACAGTAATAACAGCAAACAGTATAGAATTTATGGCAGAGGCACCTCCGCAAAATTTTCAGGATGCGGAAAAACTGGCTTACGAGCAATATTTGTTCTGCAATGAGGTAGTAAGCGACGGTGCAGGGTCACTGCGCAAACTGGCATCTATATTAAAGGATTCTACCGTATGGAGTTTTTGGTGGGAATAG
- the dhaL gene encoding dihydroxyacetone kinase subunit DhaL, producing the protein MKNDRVIDILDEIAKIVIAHEEELTDLDRAIGDGDHGLNLKRGFDAVMAKVDYFRENEDNMDLSKLLNETAMTLLSTVGGASGPLYATALMKMAKAFRDKNEGDIDIDDIEYAVKEAVEGIKQRGNASVGDKTMVDTIEPFYAAFKKAVQEEKNLKNSFAEGLEAAEKGMLSTKDIQAKRGRASYLGERSIGTVDPGARSSYLILKTIYNQI; encoded by the coding sequence ATGAAAAATGACAGAGTAATAGATATATTAGATGAAATAGCCAAAATAGTAATAGCACATGAAGAGGAGCTTACGGATCTGGACAGGGCAATAGGCGACGGAGACCACGGACTAAATCTGAAAAGAGGATTTGATGCTGTAATGGCAAAAGTGGATTATTTCCGGGAAAATGAAGATAATATGGATTTATCAAAGCTTTTGAATGAAACAGCAATGACTCTGCTGTCAACGGTAGGCGGTGCTTCCGGCCCGCTTTATGCTACGGCACTTATGAAAATGGCAAAGGCTTTTAGGGATAAAAACGAGGGCGATATAGATATTGATGATATAGAGTATGCCGTAAAGGAGGCTGTAGAAGGGATAAAGCAGAGAGGGAATGCTTCAGTCGGTGATAAGACTATGGTAGATACAATTGAACCGTTTTATGCCGCATTCAAAAAGGCCGTACAGGAGGAAAAAAATCTCAAAAACAGCTTTGCAGAAGGACTGGAAGCAGCTGAAAAAGGTATGTTATCAACAAAAGATATTCAGGCGAAACGGGGAAGGGCGAGTTATCTGGGTGAAAGAAGCATAGGAACTGTAGATCCGGGTGCGCGTTCCAGTTATCTTATATTAAAAACAATTTATAATCAAATTTAG
- a CDS encoding contact-dependent growth inhibition system immunity protein: MKNDYMNSSLEELQNCVWKKPEYNSALITNCHRLRKIPLKDLSIENIRMLVGQKIGLKYLVPLALEFLENNYFCSGDFYNGDLLYAVLGIESDYWDKNYALFQRLSDVMFNLEEDYKTYSKKILPKWKKLFTK, translated from the coding sequence TTGAAAAATGATTATATGAACAGTTCATTGGAAGAACTTCAAAACTGCGTTTGGAAGAAACCGGAATACAATTCGGCTCTTATCACAAACTGCCACAGATTACGCAAAATTCCTTTAAAAGATCTTAGCATAGAAAATATAAGAATGCTTGTCGGTCAGAAAATAGGGCTGAAATATCTTGTTCCGCTTGCGTTGGAGTTCCTTGAAAATAATTACTTCTGCAGCGGTGATTTTTATAACGGCGATCTGTTATATGCCGTATTGGGTATAGAATCTGATTATTGGGACAAAAACTATGCTCTTTTCCAGCGTTTATCCGATGTTATGTTCAATCTTGAAGAAGATTACAAAACATATTCAAAAAAAATTCTGCCAAAATGGAAAAAATTATTTACCAAGTAA
- a CDS encoding ABC transporter substrate-binding protein, with protein sequence MKKILILIFLTILAVSCKDSAKNAKGGEKIKITVVLDWTPNTNHTGIYVAKDLGYYEEEGLDVTIIQPGNGTSDQLVASGKAQFGISYQESVTLARLQDIPVVSIAAVIQHNTSGFYAKEDKGIKTPRDFENKRYGGWGSPIEKATLKALMDKDGGDVEKVKIITSGDTDFFASSENSIDFAWGFEAWTGMEAKVRNIPVNYIKLSDYNKNLDYYTPVIITNEKMISQNSDIVKKFMQATKKGYQYSWENPDQAANILLKSAPELNKDLVMESQKFLAKEYKSDAAYWGEQKPEVWENYMNWLYDNKLIDKKTDILKAFTNDFVKEQ encoded by the coding sequence ATGAAAAAAATTTTAATTCTGATATTTTTAACAATACTCGCAGTATCATGTAAAGATAGTGCTAAAAATGCAAAGGGCGGGGAGAAAATAAAAATTACAGTAGTTCTGGACTGGACTCCGAATACAAACCATACCGGCATTTATGTGGCTAAGGATCTTGGTTATTATGAGGAAGAAGGACTTGATGTTACAATAATACAGCCCGGAAACGGAACTTCCGACCAGCTGGTGGCATCTGGCAAGGCACAGTTCGGAATATCGTATCAGGAAAGTGTTACATTGGCAAGGCTTCAGGATATTCCTGTTGTTTCAATTGCCGCAGTTATACAGCATAATACAAGCGGTTTTTATGCAAAGGAAGATAAAGGAATAAAAACACCCAGAGATTTTGAAAATAAGAGATACGGAGGATGGGGTTCTCCTATAGAAAAAGCCACGTTAAAAGCTCTTATGGATAAAGACGGGGGAGATGTGGAAAAAGTAAAAATCATAACATCAGGTGATACGGATTTTTTTGCATCAAGTGAGAACAGTATAGATTTTGCATGGGGATTTGAAGCGTGGACAGGAATGGAAGCCAAGGTAAGAAATATTCCCGTAAATTATATAAAGCTCAGTGATTATAATAAAAATCTTGATTATTATACTCCTGTAATTATAACTAATGAAAAAATGATTTCACAAAATTCTGATATTGTGAAAAAATTTATGCAGGCTACTAAAAAAGGTTATCAGTACTCATGGGAAAATCCGGATCAAGCTGCCAATATCCTTTTGAAAAGTGCTCCTGAACTAAATAAAGATCTGGTAATGGAAAGCCAGAAATTTCTTGCAAAAGAGTATAAATCAGATGCAGCATATTGGGGAGAACAGAAACCGGAAGTATGGGAAAATTATATGAACTGGCTGTATGATAATAAATTAATTGATAAAAAGACTGATATATTAAAGGCATTTACCAATGATTTTGTAAAAGAACAATAA
- a CDS encoding ABC transporter permease, translating to MKKSENTGSKFQSVLFFLILILLIQIITVKFDIPKYIFPSPSDVISVLWNDKSVLGEHALITFGEALAGFIAAVISGIILGGLLGYFRLLRNILYPLILISQMVPLIAVAPVILIWFGFGIMPKILIVLTVCIFPCILSFLDGLDNIDNELISLMKTMKANEIQIFFKLKLPASLQSLLSGLKISAVYSIMGAVIGEWLGAEKGLGIYMTRAISSFRTDALFASIFLIIILSLAVFKATEYAEKKLIPWKNNKI from the coding sequence ATGAAAAAATCGGAAAATACAGGAAGTAAATTTCAGTCAGTATTATTTTTTCTGATACTAATTTTATTAATACAGATTATAACAGTAAAATTCGATATTCCAAAATATATATTTCCCTCACCGTCAGATGTTATAAGTGTTTTGTGGAATGATAAATCCGTTTTGGGAGAACATGCGCTGATTACATTTGGTGAAGCACTGGCAGGATTCATAGCAGCAGTTATATCAGGAATAATATTAGGCGGACTTCTGGGATATTTCAGGCTTCTGAGAAATATACTTTACCCGCTTATTCTTATATCGCAGATGGTTCCTCTTATTGCTGTGGCACCTGTTATTTTAATATGGTTCGGCTTCGGGATAATGCCGAAGATACTGATAGTGCTTACAGTATGCATTTTTCCGTGTATTTTGTCTTTTCTGGACGGATTGGATAATATAGATAACGAGCTGATAAGTCTTATGAAAACAATGAAGGCAAATGAAATACAGATTTTTTTTAAGCTGAAGCTTCCGGCGAGCCTGCAAAGTCTCCTTTCGGGACTAAAAATAAGTGCCGTATATAGTATAATGGGAGCAGTTATAGGTGAATGGCTCGGTGCGGAAAAAGGATTGGGGATTTATATGACAAGAGCAATAAGCTCTTTTAGAACAGATGCTTTGTTTGCTTCGATATTTTTGATAATAATACTTAGTCTTGCTGTATTTAAGGCTACGGAATATGCAGAGAAAAAGCTGATTCCATGGAAAAATAACAAAATTTAG
- a CDS encoding L-serine ammonia-lyase, protein MESLRELYKTGYGPSSSHTMGPQKAAETFRKRNFDAASYEVELYGSLAATGKGHLTDYIILKTLGENCNIVFKPEIIKEKHTNAMKFTAYDNNGKITGETLFYSVGGGKITEEGEADTDQKEVYKEKNFKEIMKWCRDNGKDLTEYVEFNEGREIWDYLRDILKVMDEAVERGLKAEGLLPGKLKLARKAKSYYEKFRKSGFQDRLEGRVYSYALAVSEENAAAGKVVTAPTCGACGIIPALLKAYKVTKDLTEDELVKALAVAGILGNVVKKNASISGAEVGCQGEIGVACSMGAGMVAYILNGTLDQIEYAAEIGLEHCLGMTCDPIEGYVQVPCIERNAIYSAKAIDCAYYSLMSDGEHLVSFDEITETMMETGKDLRSEYKETSLAGLAKVKLDKLLKK, encoded by the coding sequence ATGGAATCATTAAGAGAATTATATAAAACAGGTTACGGACCTTCAAGCAGTCATACAATGGGTCCGCAAAAGGCTGCGGAAACATTTAGAAAAAGAAATTTTGATGCTGCTTCTTATGAGGTAGAGCTGTATGGAAGTCTTGCTGCAACAGGAAAAGGACATTTGACAGATTATATCATATTAAAAACACTTGGTGAAAACTGTAACATAGTATTTAAACCGGAGATAATAAAGGAAAAACATACTAATGCAATGAAATTCACAGCTTATGACAATAACGGCAAAATAACCGGAGAAACTTTGTTTTATTCTGTAGGCGGCGGAAAGATAACTGAAGAAGGCGAAGCTGACACAGATCAAAAAGAGGTGTATAAAGAGAAGAACTTCAAGGAAATCATGAAGTGGTGCAGAGATAACGGGAAAGATCTTACAGAATATGTCGAATTTAATGAAGGCAGAGAGATATGGGATTATCTCAGAGATATACTTAAAGTAATGGACGAAGCTGTAGAAAGAGGACTTAAGGCTGAAGGACTTCTGCCGGGAAAATTAAAGCTCGCAAGAAAAGCCAAAAGCTATTATGAAAAATTCAGAAAATCCGGATTTCAGGACAGACTGGAAGGAAGGGTCTATTCATATGCACTTGCTGTTTCGGAGGAAAATGCCGCGGCAGGTAAAGTCGTAACCGCTCCCACATGCGGAGCCTGCGGAATTATACCTGCACTTTTGAAGGCCTACAAGGTAACCAAAGATCTCACTGAGGACGAACTCGTAAAGGCATTGGCCGTAGCAGGAATTCTCGGGAATGTGGTGAAAAAAAATGCTTCTATTTCCGGAGCAGAGGTCGGATGTCAGGGTGAAATAGGAGTTGCCTGTTCAATGGGAGCCGGAATGGTAGCATATATATTGAACGGAACTTTGGATCAGATAGAATATGCTGCGGAGATCGGGCTTGAACATTGTCTGGGTATGACCTGCGATCCTATAGAAGGATATGTTCAGGTTCCGTGTATAGAGAGAAATGCAATATATTCCGCTAAAGCAATAGACTGTGCATATTACAGCCTTATGTCCGACGGTGAACACCTTGTTTCATTTGACGAAATAACTGAAACTATGATGGAAACAGGAAAGGACCTGCGTTCGGAATATAAGGAAACTTCACTTGCGGGACTGGCCAAGGTAAAATTAGATAAGCTATTGAAGAAATAA
- a CDS encoding TatD family hydrolase — protein sequence MNIDVHCHFEQLPAELREKEIRRNIVAGVAVDYKSGEILLEYKKIYPNLMVCLGIHPEYPEKYGDYELVEKQIRENVSEISAIGEIGLPYFNLLEIEDMEKKADILKKAEIIFERFLKLAAELDLPVNLHCIEDSGEYAIRELEKYKIKKALFHWFEGDLSALEKIKGNGWNISVSPDVIYNKEYEKFVRNIPLEIITLESDGPWEYGGEIGIPSMTEKTADFLTKIYSKSKEEILEIANRNACVLFNIKND from the coding sequence TTGAATATAGATGTACATTGTCATTTTGAACAGCTGCCTGCCGAGCTGCGTGAAAAAGAGATAAGAAGAAATATTGTGGCAGGCGTGGCTGTAGACTATAAAAGCGGGGAAATTCTTTTAGAATATAAAAAAATATATCCGAATCTCATGGTTTGTCTGGGAATACATCCTGAATATCCGGAGAAGTACGGTGATTATGAGCTGGTAGAAAAACAGATCAGGGAAAATGTCTCAGAAATATCGGCAATAGGCGAGATAGGTCTTCCGTATTTTAATCTTTTGGAAATAGAAGATATGGAAAAGAAAGCTGATATTTTAAAAAAGGCTGAAATCATTTTCGAAAGATTTCTGAAACTGGCAGCAGAGCTTGATCTTCCGGTTAATCTTCACTGTATAGAGGACAGTGGGGAATATGCAATAAGGGAGCTGGAAAAATATAAGATAAAGAAAGCTTTATTTCACTGGTTTGAGGGTGATCTGTCTGCTCTTGAAAAGATAAAAGGAAACGGATGGAATATCTCTGTATCTCCGGATGTAATTTATAATAAAGAGTATGAAAAATTTGTGAGAAATATTCCGTTGGAGATTATCACGCTGGAAAGTGACGGGCCTTGGGAATACGGAGGAGAGATTGGTATTCCTTCAATGACTGAGAAAACAGCAGATTTTTTAACAAAGATTTATTCGAAAAGCAAAGAGGAAATCTTGGAGATTGCCAATAGAAATGCATGTGTTTTATTTAATATAAAAAATGACTGA
- a CDS encoding thiamine-binding protein: MLVNLSLQVIPTVKEEDIYYVVDRVIDRIAESGLKYEVGPMETTIEGELADLLEIVKDAQEICVKYGASRVCSVVKIDYKPEGVTIDEKIGKYRK; the protein is encoded by the coding sequence ATGTTGGTTAATTTAAGTTTACAGGTAATTCCTACAGTAAAAGAAGAGGATATTTATTATGTGGTGGACAGAGTCATTGACAGGATAGCAGAGTCAGGTCTGAAATATGAAGTAGGTCCTATGGAAACAACAATAGAAGGAGAGCTTGCAGATTTACTTGAGATAGTCAAAGATGCACAGGAAATATGTGTAAAATATGGCGCAAGCAGGGTATGTTCGGTAGTGAAAATTGATTATAAACCTGAAGGAGTTACTATAGATGAAAAAATCGGAAAATACAGGAAGTAA
- a CDS encoding ABC1 kinase family protein, whose protein sequence is MSEKTDNKEIDQNDLPDSVITENVDMQPENAGNKEDSFSDENLCDNNINNFTDNSEISDKERLRQIITILGKHKAIESLITSKHPERIKDAFEELGPTFIKMGQMLSTRPDLVSDALADEFKMLQDNVKTDDFFVVKSIIESSFGVPVNNIFNTIEEIPVASASMAQVHAATLKDGTKVAVKIQHAGIKSMMLNDISLFEKALPFFKIAPTSKIMDPAALIKELKKSCENELDFTVEAKNIHLFYKNNSDLDYMDCLREYPEYAKENILVMDFVTGIKITDIDDLKAQNYDIKKIAQNLVNNYMKQAFEDGFFHADPHPGNIVVRNGKITFLDFGMMGVMSDSTLKRLNDLLYSIYIEDTEEMTNAVLKLCIKRGKVDRDKLNTEIKDFYYTYIDGVSLKDMKFHIVIAKLTAICAENNLSLPEEVTMFMRGLLNIVGVVETLDPEITLISALGPYMEKYMANKFNPVKELKDYLKSLYDLGKVTPKIPVKLADVLDKLKDGTLEVKVEHNHNKLEKMFDQLDYITNKIVIGMLLFALIVGSSILADSGKQSETQSIMSIIGIIGYIVAAIFTVILIISLFRNKYK, encoded by the coding sequence ATGAGTGAAAAGACTGATAATAAAGAGATTGATCAAAATGATCTGCCTGATTCGGTAATTACAGAAAATGTTGATATGCAGCCTGAAAATGCCGGTAATAAAGAAGACAGTTTTTCTGACGAAAATTTATGCGATAATAATATAAATAATTTTACGGATAATTCCGAAATAAGCGACAAGGAACGTTTGAGACAAATCATAACCATACTCGGAAAACATAAAGCAATAGAAAGCCTTATCACCTCAAAGCATCCCGAAAGAATAAAAGATGCTTTCGAAGAACTGGGTCCTACATTTATCAAAATGGGACAGATGCTTTCTACACGTCCCGACCTCGTTTCGGATGCTCTCGCCGATGAATTTAAAATGCTTCAGGATAATGTAAAAACAGATGATTTTTTCGTGGTTAAATCTATTATCGAAAGCAGCTTCGGAGTCCCTGTAAATAATATTTTCAATACCATCGAAGAGATCCCTGTTGCTTCTGCATCAATGGCACAGGTACATGCTGCCACACTGAAAGACGGAACCAAAGTAGCTGTAAAAATTCAGCATGCAGGAATAAAAAGTATGATGCTTAATGATATCTCACTTTTTGAAAAGGCTCTGCCTTTTTTCAAAATAGCTCCTACAAGTAAAATTATGGATCCTGCTGCTCTTATAAAAGAATTGAAAAAATCCTGCGAAAATGAACTGGATTTTACCGTGGAAGCCAAAAATATACATTTATTCTACAAAAATAACAGTGATCTTGATTATATGGACTGTTTGAGAGAATACCCGGAATATGCAAAAGAAAATATCCTTGTTATGGACTTTGTTACCGGAATAAAAATAACTGACATTGATGACCTTAAGGCACAAAATTATGATATTAAAAAAATTGCTCAAAATCTGGTTAACAACTATATGAAGCAGGCTTTTGAAGACGGATTTTTTCATGCTGATCCACATCCGGGAAATATTGTTGTACGTAACGGGAAAATTACATTTCTTGATTTCGGTATGATGGGTGTTATGAGCGACAGTACGCTGAAAAGACTTAATGATCTCCTTTATTCCATATATATCGAGGATACGGAAGAAATGACAAATGCTGTACTAAAGCTGTGTATAAAGCGGGGAAAGGTAGACAGGGACAAGCTTAACACTGAAATAAAAGATTTTTATTATACATATATAGATGGAGTTTCCCTGAAAGATATGAAATTTCATATTGTTATTGCCAAACTTACTGCTATATGTGCAGAAAATAACCTGAGTCTGCCTGAGGAAGTAACAATGTTTATGAGAGGGCTTCTGAATATAGTAGGTGTGGTAGAAACTCTGGATCCTGAAATCACTCTGATATCTGCCCTGGGTCCTTACATGGAAAAATATATGGCCAATAAATTCAATCCTGTTAAAGAACTTAAGGATTATCTGAAAAGCCTGTATGATTTAGGAAAAGTTACCCCTAAAATCCCCGTAAAACTGGCTGATGTTCTGGATAAGCTAAAAGACGGCACTCTTGAGGTAAAAGTAGAGCATAATCATAACAAGCTCGAAAAGATGTTTGACCAGCTGGATTATATTACCAATAAAATAGTAATAGGAATGCTCTTGTTTGCTCTCATTGTAGGATCCTCGATACTTGCTGATTCAGGAAAGCAGAGTGAAACACAAAGCATAATGTCTATTATCGGTATTATCGGCTACATTGTAGCAGCTATCTTTACTGTAATTCTTATTATTTCTCTTTTCAGAAATAAATATAAATAA
- a CDS encoding ABC transporter ATP-binding protein → MKISLNNIGQIYDGKKVLSDISFDVNESEFITLIGPSGCGKSTIFKIITGLEKNYTGNVIIDGTDIEKYQGKLAYMPQNDLLLDWRTLYKNAVLPMEIEKTDKKTMNERIKKLLPEFKLSGEEGKYPYELSGGMKKRTALLRTFLVDSDIMLLDEPFGALDAITRSEMQQFLLEVCEKHRHTVLFITHDIDEAVYLSDRIIVLGKNPAVIKGEIKIQISKPRNTDVLLEREFLEYKKKIMDMLV, encoded by the coding sequence ATGAAAATTTCGCTGAATAATATCGGACAAATATATGACGGAAAAAAGGTTCTTTCTGATATTTCATTTGATGTAAATGAAAGTGAGTTTATCACATTAATAGGACCGAGCGGGTGCGGTAAGAGTACGATTTTCAAGATAATAACGGGATTGGAAAAAAACTATACAGGTAATGTAATAATAGATGGAACTGATATAGAGAAATATCAGGGAAAGCTTGCCTATATGCCGCAGAATGACCTTCTGCTGGATTGGAGAACATTATATAAAAATGCTGTCCTTCCCATGGAAATAGAAAAAACAGATAAAAAAACCATGAATGAAAGAATAAAAAAACTTCTTCCCGAATTTAAGCTTTCCGGAGAAGAGGGGAAATATCCCTATGAGTTAAGCGGCGGTATGAAAAAAAGGACGGCACTTCTCAGAACCTTTTTGGTAGACAGTGATATAATGCTGCTTGATGAGCCATTTGGTGCACTAGATGCAATAACACGAAGCGAGATGCAGCAGTTTCTGCTTGAAGTCTGCGAAAAGCATAGACATACTGTTTTATTTATTACACATGATATAGATGAAGCAGTGTATCTTTCAGACAGAATAATAGTTCTCGGCAAGAATCCGGCAGTGATAAAAGGAGAAATCAAGATACAGATATCAAAGCCGAGAAATACAGATGTCCTTTTGGAAAGAGAATTTTTGGAATATAAGAAAAAAATAATGGATATGCTGGTGTAA
- a CDS encoding DUF2188 domain-containing protein encodes MKGDVKFMGINQHVILEDEEWQVKGDGNMQATKVFDSQEEAVSYAKEISTYEKSKLIIHDEDGEICKKYDYMKEPQ; translated from the coding sequence TTGAAAGGAGATGTTAAATTCATGGGTATAAACCAGCATGTTATTCTTGAGGACGAAGAATGGCAGGTTAAGGGTGACGGAAATATGCAGGCTACAAAAGTTTTTGATTCACAGGAAGAAGCTGTAAGCTACGCAAAAGAAATATCAACATATGAAAAGTCGAAACTCATTATTCATGATGAAGATGGTGAAATCTGTAAGAAATACGATTACATGAAAGAACCGCAGTAA
- the dhaM gene encoding dihydroxyacetone kinase phosphoryl donor subunit DhaM: MIGLVVVSHNRKLAEEIINFSNEMKQFDFPVENGGGTSSEIYGTEPQIIIDAIKRADKGEGVLIFVDLGSSIMNTEMAIEILGSPEKLYIVDAPLVEGVISAVAGNFPGISAEELKQISEESKNFIKIK, from the coding sequence ATGATAGGTTTAGTAGTAGTAAGTCATAACAGAAAATTAGCAGAGGAAATAATAAATTTTTCAAATGAGATGAAGCAGTTTGATTTTCCGGTAGAAAACGGCGGGGGAACAAGCAGTGAAATATATGGAACAGAACCGCAGATAATTATAGATGCAATAAAGCGTGCGGATAAAGGAGAGGGTGTTCTGATATTTGTGGATTTGGGAAGTTCTATTATGAATACGGAAATGGCTATTGAGATACTTGGCAGTCCGGAAAAATTATATATTGTAGATGCCCCGCTGGTAGAAGGGGTAATATCAGCTGTAGCCGGGAATTTTCCCGGGATATCCGCAGAAGAATTAAAACAGATATCTGAGGAAAGTAAAAACTTTATAAAAATAAAATAA